Proteins from a genomic interval of Poecile atricapillus isolate bPoeAtr1 chromosome 1, bPoeAtr1.hap1, whole genome shotgun sequence:
- the TMEM45A gene encoding transmembrane protein 45A, with protein sequence MGNFKGHALPGSFFLLFGLWWSVKYPLKYACRKNKNACYLGSRAGFQRLEFVEGIIKAVFALIGMVAEQFVPDGPHLKLYNYEKKHWDHLMNWQHATMYLFYGISGLVDIVAHGTNALPAAMDRMMLSLAVFIEGFLFCYHLHGRAMLDVHVHQLLLFAIFGAAACIFLEVFFRGSIVLEMLRTSLCILQGSWFWQIGFVLYPPNGSPEWNQMDHTNMMFLTMCYCWHYAFAFLILAVNYTIVSWAVRSKVKQSQSMEMGLLKTSERDHESEEEI encoded by the exons ATGGGCAATTTCAAAGGGCATGCCCTCCCTGgaagctttttccttctttttggcTTATGGTGGTCAGTGAAGTACCCACTGAAGTACGCGTGTCGAAAAAACAAGAACGCTTGCTACCTTGGTTCCAGGGCAGGATTCCAGCGCCTGGAGTTTGTTGAGGGCATCATCAAAGCTGTCTTTGCCCTCATTG GGATGGTGGCTGAGCAGTTTGTTCCTGATGGACCTCATCTGAAGCTGTACAACTATGAGAAGAAGCACTGGGATCACTTGATGAACTGGCAGCATGCCACCATGTACCTCTTCTATGGCATTTCAGGGCTGGTGGACATCGTGGCACACGGGACCAATGCGCTGCCAGCAGCCATGGACAGGATGATGCTTTCCTTAGCAGTCTTTATTGAAG gttttcttttctgctaCCATCTTCATGGGAGAGCCATGCTGGATGTTCATGTTCATCAGTTACTGCTATTTGCTATCTTTGGGGCTGCTGCCTGCATTTTTTTGGAAGTGTTTTTCCGTGGCAGTATTGTGCTAGAGATGCTCCGTACTAGCCTCTGCATATTACAAGGCAGCTGGTTCTGGCAG ATTGGCTTTGTGCTTTATCCTCCAAATGGGAGCCCAGAGTGGAATCAGATGGATCACACTAACATGATGTTCCTGACCATGTGCTATTGCTGGCATTATGCCTTTGCTTTTCTAATACTTGCAGTGAATTACACAATTGTCAGCTG GGCAGTCCGTTCGAAGGTTAAGCAGTCCCAATCCATGGAAATGGGTTTACTGAAAACATCTGAACGAGATCACGAGTCAGAAGAAGAAATTTAG